TCGCTAGTTTCTGGCAGGCAATGACATATTTCCTCGGAAACTGTGTGAACGCACTCGCATATTGGTGGGGCTCAAAGCAGATCATCGCTGGAACTTACACCCAGACTCAATTCTTAATCGTGGTTTTCTCACTTCTCGTGAGCGCTCTCTTGTGGAGTCAAATGTTTGCTCTTGCACCTGAACTTTCAAACGCACGCGCTGCTATGGCCAGAATCCTCAGCCTGATTGAGATAGGCTCTGGCGGCATGACAGGTCGTATTCAAAATCCCTTGGGCGCACCGTCTGCGGACCGGGATCCCGAGGCCTGCAATACCAACAAAGAACCGAAAATCGCCGTAAATAGTGGCGCCCTACGAGTGCAATTCCGCGACGTGCACTTCGCTTATCCTGCTCGAGATGACATCAAAGTCTTGAATGGGTTGAGTCTCGATATCCAGCCTGGCACATTTTGTGCACTTGTTGGCCCAAGTGGTGCTGGTAAATCGACAATAATCTCACTCGTCGAAAGGCTCTACAAGCCAGAATCGGGCGGTGTATtcattgatggtgttgacgTCACCAAGCACAATGAGGTGGCTTTCCGGAATGATATTGCTCTGGTTCCGCAAGAAAGTGTGCTGTTTGAGGGCAGTATCAAATTCAACATCGGTCTCGGCGCTCGTCCGGGACATGAAGCCACATTGGAGGAGATCCAAGAGGCGTGCAAACTCGCGAATATTCATGAAGTGATAATGAGTTTACCAAATGGCTATGAGACGCTCTGCGGGCCCAATGGAAATCAGTTTTCTGGTGGACAGAAACAGCGTCTCTCGATTGCTCGAGCACTCGTGCGAAAGCCCAGACTGCTGATTCTTGACGAATCCACGAGTGCACTAGATGCGGAGTCAGAACAGCTTTTACAAGAAGGTCTTGAGAGAGCCTCCGAGGGCATTACCGTTATTGCCATTGCTCATCGTCTCCGCACCATTCGAAAAGCAAACaccatcttcttgattgAAGGTGGACAGTGTGTCGATCATGGGACGCATGATCAATTGCTTGAACGTTCTGAGAGTTATCGAGAGAACGTCATGCACCAAACAGTAGCAACATGAAAACTGGAAAATCGCGCTTCTAACACGTTATATACGCTACTTTTGTAGGTGTGAGATCAAGAAATGTCAGTACTTTCGCGCATTTTTTGGCTGAGCACATGGTATTTGATTTTTCAATTGATCATGAGATTTAATTTAAATGTTTTCAATGGGTCTTGATCAGATTCTGTAGAATTTATGGGTAGAACTCCATGTCAAGAGTGTTAACTTGAAGGCCATGATAATCCCGGCAGCCTACCAGCCGCAGAAGCCCTTCGACGAAGTTGAACTGCTCACTGCACACCATAACCAGCCTCAGACTTTGTCGGTCATCCAATTCTCTTTCCCTCAATCTAATTGCTCTGTGATAACAGAGCTATTGCTTGGAGCTCCCGGTTTATGAAAGGAATAAGGTGATATGGCTGTGCTTGGGCATATGATAGAGTGAATAACGACCAAAGAAATGACAAAAGCCGATACATGCTCGACGATAATCGAGGACTAGTTTACTGCTTGTGATTATCTCCCTTATGTGTCATCTCTCCACAAAATTCTGTTCGTTCCATATCTCGTTTGCAAGCATGTCCTCATCAATTACGATTTTGATGGCTCCTTTTGGCTGGTTTAGCCAGAATCTCACATCTGAGCTCAATTTTGACTTTTTCTCAGAGATTCTTACCTCGAGAGCGACGGTGAGAATATTTCTTGGATGGCCATGAGGTAGACGATGCAGTGCCCACGAGCAATCAGGCTCCTTGCTGTCGCTTCTGCTTTGGACTGTGGTCTGTCCCAGTCATTGTGTAGCCTTATCAAGCCTCATTGCTATAAGTGATTCCAGAATAAATTTCTGGATGGCGTGCAAAGCAATTTCATGTGGGATAAGAGGCATTTTGGTCAGAAGTAGACGAAGTGAACTACCATATGAAGGACGGCTGGCGGTCCGATCCACGTCTAGGGAAGTCACGATCCATTCTCAGGGAACATCTTCTCACTTATATCAGTGAATAACACCCATTCACTTCATTTCCCTCTCGCATGGCTGaaacttgctcttctttgaaGTTCCTGTTTTATAATGTGGTCTGACTGGCGTTTTCCTTTGTAGGGGAATCAGGGAAATCTCTTCATTGAAGGTTCAAGATTGTCAACATAGGAAGGCCGAGCCATCGCGACATAGCTAGAGTAGAACTGGGCAGCATTGCTTCACAGTGAGGTGATGACCAAAGAGGGCGAGCGCACCCGGCACAGTTCATATCCATACACCTCAGCACGACGGAGTTCTTGGGATGCTTCTTAGGGGTAAAAACTTAGGAAGAGCTTCCAATGTTACTACACAAAGCCTTTATGTTGTAGATCGAACCCCACCCTTCCTTCAGTACGAGGGCTCACCTTACCTGAGTTTATGAGGGGCTACTAAGAAATCATGATTTCGGACAAAATACATGCTTGACCAATAGCAGTGGCCAAAACTCAAAGCTATATTGCCACTATGCAACTTCTGTTGTACCTCTATTTCGGAAAAATATAGATCGATGCAAGTAGGTAGATACATCTGGAAAATTGAAAATTTTAGATTGGCACCAAAGGTCGACGTATTTGACGTCCAGTTTGATGTCACCCGGTATGTGTTGCGATCATGTACTCTCTCAAAACACCGGCAACTGTGTCACTCCGATTTTATTTTCCTTAATGTTTTGTGCTTGCGGAGCTTGTGGACAGAATCATTTGCCCGGAATTCCAAACAAGATTCAATATAGTTCCCACGTAtaaaaagatcaaaagatCGCGGCATCAAGCAGAATATCATCCGGGCATCTCGAAATCTCAGCAAAGATTGaagcaagatcatcaagaatCTCAGACACCAATTCCGAATCTGTCTCAGAACCAACGGCTCCAACGTGCACATTTTCGCCTCGCAAGAAAGAGACTGTTTTGAACGGCAGCGGTGCATCACCATGCGGGTTAGAAACCTCAACTCGACATGATCCCTCAGCAAAATTCATGCTGTCAAAGTCATCGAAATCTTGATGGTGAACAATGGAGTCGAAGTTCTTAATATCCGGGGTCCAAGATGTGCATTGCCTCGAGATCTGCTCAAAGCCGAGGAAATCATGCGCTGCCGACTCTGCACTCTGCTTCTGGACACTATGCAGCAAATCCGCGGCCGTCCAATTCGGTTGGAACTTTACTCGAATTGGTGTGAGCTGATAGCATGGACCGACGACGTGCTCAACGTTGACAAGATCAATCATCCTACCCGAGGTGACGGAACCAAAGATGACGTCCGGTTTGCGCAAGCGACGCGCCAAGAGCAGAGCCCACGCTGCGGAAAGGACATTTGCGAGCGTAATGTCTCTCACTGGTTGGAAGGATTCAACAACCTTAGACTTGAAAACACCCTTATCGCCGAGCTGGCCCGATATTCCATCCAAAATTGACAAAGATGAGCCGTCCAGCAAAGTACTCCAATATCCCAGAGACTTCGCTTGGTGGCGAGAATCGGCTTTGTAGGTCATGTATGAAGAGAACGGCTCATACTTTGAAATTGATCTCCCACAATACAATGCTTCCAAGTCTTGGAGCAACCTTGGCAGGGACACTCCGTCATAGAGCGCGTGGGAGAGGCCGAAGATCAAGCATCCCTTACCATGACCATCAACCGCATGAATGAACTTGAAGAACATAGAGCCTAGTGGATATTGCAGCCTGATGTCTTTTTCGCACAAGTCATTCACGAAAGATGCAAGTTCACCATCAGTCTGGTGCGTTATCACAGAAGCATCTGCTTCACTCAAAACAACCTGGAAGAATCTCCCGTCTTTTTCAACAAACACCGTCCGTAAAATGTCATGCACCATGACCAGCTCCTGACAAGCCCGATGCAGTCGATCGCAGTCGATCGCATTGTTGAAATACAACATGTTGTACTGAACAGACGTGCGTGGCGTCTCGATGGTCCCTCGTATGTCCAGCGCCTGAGAATCCGTGACGGGATAGACATCTTGAACCAAGTCAGGAGAAATAACCAATTTGCTTTGACGAATATCAGACAAAATGTGATCCGCAACAACCGGGTCGACCAGGCTGAAGTGCCTGTATGGCTGAGTCTTGGCTTTTTTCAAATTTCCCAGTTTCAACCTTTTTGCAGCATCGTTCAGCCGCATATACTGGAAGATATCTGCTATCGTCAATGTGTGGCCCTGGTTCCGCAGACTGGAGACTAGTTTCATGGCAAGAACGGAGTCCCCGCCCAGCCGGAAGAAATTATCGTCCATTTCAATTTGATGCTCGTTCATTCCGAGCACATTCGCCCATTCCAATCGCAAGATTTGCTCGGAGTCGCTCAAACACGCCATAGAGAGAGACTTATTCCACACTTCTTGCAGTCCTTGTTGGAATCTCTCAATGATTTGATCAGGGATCATCGCTGCGATCTGATTGATGTCGTGTTGCTTGGGGGGCAGCGTGTCGAGCACAATGTATGAAGAAGGCACCATGTGCGCTGGTAAAGAATCCCTGAACATTTTTTCGAGCCGTTTCATTGCCAAAACAAGCTCAGTGGATGCCGAGGCACAGACACTTATCATCGAAGCCGGCGATTCCGACTTCTTGGTTATCTCATAGCATTCAGGGAGCAAGGAGACAAGGCCCCGCTCAGCACGCTGCTCTGTAACGAAGACGACAAGGCTCAAATGTGGTTTTTCGTCCAACGTGGGATTCGGCTTTTCGATTACACCAACGACCGCGCGAGCAAACGAAGGAAGACACCTGGAAAGATGAGTCTCAAGATCCGCAAGATCTACCACTTGACCATTTACAACAAGAACATCATCTTTGCGTCCCAGGAACACAATGGTACCGTCCTCCTGTTGCTGCACAATGTCACCAGTTGCTTGTGTCTTGCCCTGCCGACCCACAAATTGCGAGCTCCCTGCTTGAAGCCAAGTGGGTGACTCCAAAATTTCGCCCGAGAGACAGTCGCCTTCCAGCCACAACTCACCAGGACAGCCGATGGGTGCGAGAAGAGAGGGATTGCGCAGATTGCAAATCCATTGAACCAGGGAAGGAGGATAGGATGATCCTGGCTTGGTGGAGATCTCGGCTCGAAGCTTGCGCGCTGATCGATCCAATGACAGAGGAGCGAGCTGATTGCGTCTCCAAATTTCATTCATCTCATCCTCATGGACACAAGATATTTGGCCAATCGTCCGAGAGAGGTCTTTTGCTAGCTCGCAGCATGTGGCTTCGAGTTGAGCGAGAGTTCTTTCCATTTGCCTCACTGCGACCAGCTCGCAGTCGAAATTTGCACACACTCTGAAGCCCCCTTTTCGAATTCCACAAGCCAGCATCAGAGGGTAAGGATTGAAATGCAGGGCTTCGTGAACCACATCACCCTGGCTAAATCCAAGATCATCTCCCTCATAGTCTGGCTCTGGCTGTATAACTAAACCTGTGCCAGCCTCGCATGCATGTTGAGCATCTTCACTGACCTTACGAATGTTTTGCATCCCCATGTGCTGAAAAGGGGCTCGCGCGAGGACACTTTTCTGTACTGCTTGGAGATATGCCTCGACCGTGCTGTTTCGGGCAACACGAATGCGAATAGGCACGGTCGCAATGAGTGGGCCTATGATACTCTCCACTCCAGGAAGAGGAACATCTCTGCCTGTGAGCGTCTCCCCGAATACCACGTCGTCGCTTCTCATGTACTGCGACGCAACGAGCGCCCAAGCTGCCCGGATGAAAGTGGCCAGTGTGAAAGGTGACCGGCTGTCAAGATTGAAGGATATGCTTCTTTCAATCGTACATTTTGGTTTTGGTAGATAATCACGATATGGGAGACGTGGGAATTGCGGTCCAACTGCGGCGTTCAGCTCCTGTCTCCAGAACTCCCGCATGTCTGACTCATTTGTCTCATGCACAAATTTGACAAAGTTCTTCATCTCCCCATCGGTTTTGACTTCAGAGCCTCCCAGGGCACTCCGGACTTTCTCAAGAATGAGGGGCTCCGACCATCCGTCGTATAGAACGTGATGCACCGTCCAAACCATAAAACGCTTGCTGTGCCTCAGGTCGTCTACTATGGCGTATCGAGCAAGGCTTTGGCCTAGGTGCATTTTCTGCATTCGGTCGTCCTCAAGATAGCTTTCCAAATCTTCATGGTGGCTCCACTGAATATTCTCTTTTAGAACAACTTGTTGAAGTCCTGGATCTTGAAGCTGGACCAAGCGGCTGCGCAAGATTGGGCTTGCCGCAACCACAGCCTCCCATGCCTTTTTCCATTCGTCGATCTCAATATGCACCGGTATACACGCAACTCTTTGGGCGACGTAGGCCTCGGTAGACTTCAATGAGAACGTAAACAAAGATTCTTGCGTTGGTGTGGACGGGTAGATGTCTTCGATTGCATTTCGAGGGACATCGCAAGCATGTGCTGCCGCCATGCACGCACTTTCCACAGGCTGAGCGATCATGGAGAATGCATCGACCTCAATTTTCAAATTTTCTTGAAGTAAACTCGCGTTTTCTGCCATGGCTGCGAGAATTGGATGATCGAATATTTTTGTCACTGAAAGATCGACGCCGTGGCCCCGGCAGATGGAGACCAGACGCATGGCAGCCAGCGAGTCACCACCCAAGGCAAAGAAATTGTCATCGCTCAATATCGCTTCAGCATCGACCTTCAATACCTGGGACCATGCTTGCTTGAGACTCTTCTCCAATCCAGACAGTTCCCTTGAGGCTGTTCTCCCTGGTTCCTGGCCCGTTTCTCGCAGGTCGACACTCATGCCAAACAGGCGAAGTCTTTTGCGATCGGTTTTTCCAGAAATCAAGGTTGGCACATAATTGACTGGCACATAAGCGTTTGGAATCATGTACCGAGGGAGAA
The window above is part of the Penicillium oxalicum strain HP7-1 chromosome VI, whole genome shotgun sequence genome. Proteins encoded here:
- a CDS encoding Nonribosomal peptide synthase sidD; protein product: MSNMQHGETPISSEQSIPSKHESEAREHQSQIPTRFAIAELVCHDGTSPTGLREEIVLCAWLICLLRTSEDGKASFEWAYESQIETSKLESDVMTLSSDKVLPVLKNEMDSALEEISRHVSRVKDMRRSTEIGCSSLVFGNRILSTCEDSRVVADNQIRVFCKDGHVNVCPRWASERVQPSAITQQIDALVCTIELCLKSPKPTLETLLGPTDHDLEMIWRWNHDLPPTYDFCMHDVISERSREFPSKEAIASWDGHLTYSEVENFSSHLAGQLHAAGVALHDFIPVCFEKSRWTVVAVLAVMKAGGTLVLMDPTLPLARLQNMARQVNAKRMISSRAQEEIASLILPEGSRFIVDVDTFAHISESEVVPKIPPVPTLALMYVIFTSGSTGTPKGVKISHQTYTSSAIPRAAAVGYTQTSRVLDFASYAFDVSIDSMLLTLANGGCLCIPSDEDRLNDINHVIRKMRINYAGITPSMARILDADVIKSLDILGLGGEAASATDVNSWGKDTRIVIGYGPCECTIGCTINSSAATGKDYISIGQGNGAAIWIVDPNNHEALLPVGAVGELLVEGPIVGQGYLDDPEKTAAAFIHDPSWLVAGHKQHAGRKGRLYKTGDLGMFDPDGYGGIVFVGRKDTQVKLRGQRVELGEIESQLNKKLPPEATVVAEVIAPKGAGNQSTLVAFVSFCSAKGQEHTDISSVKLTPEQSEALSSANTEITRILPRYMIPNAYVPVNYVPTLISGKTDRKRLRLFGMSVDLRETGQEPGRTASRELSGLEKSLKQAWSQVLKVDAEAILSDDNFFALGGDSLAAMRLVSICRGHGVDLSVTKIFDHPILAAMAENASLLQENLKIEVDAFSMIAQPVESACMAAAHACDVPRNAIEDIYPSTPTQESLFTFSLKSTEAYVAQRVACIPVHIEIDEWKKAWEAVVAASPILRSRLVQLQDPGLQQVVLKENIQWSHHEDLESYLEDDRMQKMHLGQSLARYAIVDDLRHSKRFMVWTVHHVLYDGWSEPLILEKVRSALGGSEVKTDGEMKNFVKFVHETNESDMREFWRQELNAAVGPQFPRLPYRDYLPKPKCTIERSISFNLDSRSPFTLATFIRAAWALVASQYMRSDDVVFGETLTGRDVPLPGVESIIGPLIATVPIRIRVARNSTVEAYLQAVQKSVLARAPFQHMGMQNIRKVSEDAQHACEAGTGLVIQPEPDYEGDDLGFSQGDVVHEALHFNPYPLMLACGIRKGGFRVCANFDCELVAVRQMERTLAQLEATCCELAKDLSRTIGQISCVHEDEMNEIWRRNQLAPLSLDRSARKLRAEISTKPGSSYPPSLVQWICNLRNPSLLAPIGCPGELWLEGDCLSGEILESPTWLQAGSSQFVGRQGKTQATGDIVQQQEDGTIVFLGRKDDVLVVNGQVVDLADLETHLSRCLPSFARAVVGVIEKPNPTLDEKPHLSLVVFVTEQRAERGLVSLLPECYEITKKSESPASMISVCASASTELVLAMKRLEKMFRDSLPAHMVPSSYIVLDTLPPKQHDINQIAAMIPDQIIERFQQGLQEVWNKSLSMACLSDSEQILRLEWANVLGMNEHQIEMDDNFFRLGGDSVLAMKLVSSLRNQGHTLTIADIFQYMRLNDAAKRLKLGNLKKAKTQPYRHFSLVDPVVADHILSDIRQSKLVISPDLVQDVYPVTDSQALDIRGTIETPRTSVQYNMLYFNNAIDCDRLHRACQELVMVHDILRTVFVEKDGRFFQVVLSEADASVITHQTDGELASFVNDLCEKDIRLQYPLGSMFFKFIHAVDGHGKGCLIFGLSHALYDGVSLPRLLQDLEALYCGRSISKYEPFSSYMTYKADSRHQAKSLGYWSTLLDGSSLSILDGISGQLGDKGVFKSKVVESFQPVRDITLANVLSAAWALLLARRLRKPDVIFGSVTSGRMIDLVNVEHVVGPCYQLTPIRVKFQPNWTAADLLHSVQKQSAESAAHDFLGFEQISRQCTSWTPDIKNFDSIVHHQDFDDFDSMNFAEGSCRVEVSNPHGDAPLPFKTVSFLRGENVHVGAVGSETDSELVSEILDDLASIFAEISRCPDDILLDAAIF